A single region of the Alphaproteobacteria bacterium GM7ARS4 genome encodes:
- a CDS encoding aspartate-semialdehyde dehydrogenase, with translation MAQDYTIAVVGATGVIGREMIGILAERRFPVKQLHALASERSAGERLTYGRTGSVSVGVLKDYDFRDCDIVLASAGGAVAAAMAERATEHGAILIDNSSHFRMDEDVPLVIPEVNAEALASYERKRMIANPNCSTIQMLVALKPLHDMWRIRDIVVATYQSTSGAGREAMDELWEQNCALFNNKEIVCEAFPRQIAFNTIPSIDIFLDDGACREEWKMCVETRKILGDDSIGVLASCVRVPTLIGHGEAVHVTFEEKVDVHKARVALAQADGVTVVDDAQETGRSFITPLECVGDDDVYVSRLRGDPHHSRRLALWVVADNVRKGGALNAVQIAEHMIRDYL, from the coding sequence ATGGCACAGGACTATACCATTGCTGTTGTGGGCGCTACTGGCGTCATTGGACGGGAGATGATAGGGATTCTTGCCGAGAGGCGTTTCCCCGTGAAGCAGTTGCATGCTCTTGCGTCCGAACGTTCAGCAGGGGAGAGGCTCACGTATGGGAGGACGGGCAGTGTTTCTGTTGGCGTCCTCAAGGATTATGATTTTCGCGATTGTGATATTGTCTTAGCGTCCGCTGGTGGCGCTGTTGCCGCCGCTATGGCTGAGCGCGCCACAGAGCACGGCGCCATTCTCATCGATAATTCTTCCCATTTTCGCATGGACGAGGATGTGCCTCTTGTGATTCCAGAGGTCAATGCTGAGGCGTTGGCGTCCTACGAGAGAAAACGGATGATCGCTAATCCCAATTGTTCGACGATTCAGATGCTTGTGGCGCTGAAGCCTTTGCATGACATGTGGCGGATACGCGACATTGTTGTGGCAACCTATCAGTCCACGTCTGGAGCGGGTCGGGAAGCGATGGACGAATTATGGGAACAGAACTGCGCCCTTTTTAATAACAAAGAGATTGTCTGTGAAGCCTTTCCTCGACAAATTGCCTTTAATACGATACCGTCCATCGATATATTCCTCGATGATGGGGCGTGCCGAGAAGAGTGGAAGATGTGCGTTGAGACTCGTAAGATATTGGGGGATGACTCCATCGGTGTGTTGGCGAGCTGTGTGCGTGTTCCTACGCTCATAGGGCATGGCGAGGCCGTCCATGTGACGTTCGAGGAGAAGGTTGATGTCCATAAGGCGCGGGTTGCGCTGGCACAAGCTGACGGCGTCACCGTTGTTGATGACGCGCAAGAGACAGGACGCTCCTTCATCACGCCCTTAGAGTGTGTGGGCGACGATGACGTCTATGTGAGTCGCCTTCGTGGCGACCCTCACCACTCGAGGCGTCTGGCGTTATGGGTTGTTGCCGACAATGTGCGTAAGGGAGGCGCGCTCAATGCCGTGCAAATTGCTGAGCATATGATACGCGACTATCTTTGA
- the leuB gene encoding 3-isopropylmalate dehydrogenase — MEGRILLLAGDGIGPDVVAEAVKVLECVNACGRRRYQTSEDYVGGAAYDVYGVPLHDDTMAKAKAHDGVLLGAVGGETWESLPFSLRPERGLLALRKGLGLFANVRPAIVFEPLLHASSLKPDIVKGLDIVIIRELTGGLYFGEPRGIQRDKDGQRVGVNTLVYHEHEIRRLARVGFEMARLRQKKVCSIDKANVLEATGLWREVVSALQEQEYPDIALTHMYVDNAAMQLVRCPSQFDVLITTNMFGDILSDEASMLTGSLGMLPSASVGDVSSDGRRHGLYEPVHGSAPDIAGQGIANPLATILSLALMLRSSFLDNDAAHAIEDAVVRVLRAGYRTRDIAPTGGDDAQGVTVVSTQAMGSHVAHSVREHWHA, encoded by the coding sequence GCATGCGGGCGGCGGCGCTATCAGACGAGCGAGGACTATGTGGGCGGGGCTGCCTATGATGTCTATGGTGTGCCGTTGCATGACGACACAATGGCGAAGGCGAAAGCCCATGACGGCGTCTTATTGGGGGCTGTTGGTGGTGAGACGTGGGAGTCTCTTCCCTTTTCGCTACGTCCTGAGCGTGGTCTCTTGGCGTTGCGTAAGGGTCTTGGGTTGTTTGCCAATGTGCGTCCGGCCATTGTGTTCGAGCCTTTGCTCCATGCGTCGAGCCTCAAGCCAGATATTGTGAAAGGTTTGGATATTGTCATCATACGGGAATTGACAGGCGGTCTTTATTTTGGTGAGCCAAGGGGCATTCAGCGGGATAAGGACGGGCAACGTGTTGGTGTCAATACCCTTGTGTATCACGAGCATGAGATACGGCGTCTTGCTCGTGTTGGTTTTGAGATGGCGCGTCTTAGACAGAAGAAAGTCTGTTCCATCGATAAGGCGAATGTCTTAGAGGCGACGGGACTATGGCGAGAGGTTGTCTCCGCTCTTCAAGAACAGGAATATCCAGACATTGCTCTCACCCATATGTATGTGGATAACGCCGCGATGCAGCTTGTGCGTTGCCCTTCCCAGTTCGATGTGCTCATCACGACAAATATGTTTGGGGACATCCTATCGGACGAGGCGTCTATGTTGACGGGGTCTTTGGGGATGTTGCCATCGGCCTCTGTGGGTGATGTCTCTTCAGACGGCAGGCGTCATGGCCTTTATGAACCAGTGCATGGCTCAGCGCCAGACATTGCTGGTCAAGGGATTGCCAATCCCTTGGCGACGATTTTGAGTTTAGCGCTCATGTTGCGTTCCTCTTTTCTTGATAACGATGCGGCGCATGCCATCGAGGATGCCGTCGTGCGGGTTTTGCGCGCTGGCTATCGCACGAGGGATATTGCGCCGACGGGTGGCGATGACGCCCAAGGCGTGACGGTCGTCTCGACTCAGGCGATGGGAAGCCATGTGGCGCACTCTGTGCGTGAGCATTGGCATGCGTAA